In Rhodopirellula islandica, one DNA window encodes the following:
- a CDS encoding polysaccharide pyruvyl transferase family protein: MTQTEPRGALVYGFWGQNIGNAFFNVGGKWIVEETFGGNVSEIQDQPAYRTFHKKHSGNPKNDIQLLKYIDVDYVVLQGPMLTTSFRAIWEPTFKALKARGVKILLLSAGFFKYTDEEISAARDFLKQYPPDMISTRDPYAYEHVKDLCELNYSGIDSAFFWPRAYKPVALKMDPYITVNFDQYPEPNMTVSRSSLDANVVGAADISFEALDRHWALKQPEWLKKFAAAGQWQCYLGARLDHRRLPVTMDGLTVIRPEHRFSPHMTWKIYGQPGAVVSDEPYTYFTIYAGTELTISDRVHACVATLAAGKPAFFCHPTPRAHLFERLGVQDIRKHPMTLSPDLLHAEQEAELAFLRKAREQLFPS; encoded by the coding sequence ATGACGCAAACGGAACCACGTGGCGCCCTCGTTTACGGTTTTTGGGGCCAGAACATTGGCAATGCATTCTTCAATGTCGGTGGCAAGTGGATCGTGGAAGAAACGTTCGGTGGAAACGTCAGCGAAATTCAGGACCAGCCCGCTTATCGAACCTTTCACAAAAAGCACTCGGGTAATCCGAAGAATGACATTCAGCTATTGAAGTACATTGATGTCGACTATGTGGTCCTTCAGGGCCCGATGCTGACCACCTCGTTTCGAGCGATTTGGGAACCGACGTTCAAGGCACTGAAAGCCCGCGGTGTGAAAATACTCCTGCTTTCGGCGGGGTTTTTTAAGTATACGGATGAAGAAATCTCAGCTGCGAGGGACTTTTTGAAGCAGTATCCTCCGGACATGATCAGCACGCGTGATCCCTATGCGTATGAGCATGTCAAGGATCTGTGCGAGTTGAATTACAGCGGGATCGATAGTGCTTTCTTTTGGCCGCGGGCTTACAAGCCTGTCGCGTTGAAGATGGATCCTTACATCACTGTTAATTTCGATCAGTATCCCGAGCCGAATATGACGGTGTCGCGGTCGTCGCTCGATGCGAACGTGGTTGGTGCAGCGGATATTTCATTTGAGGCGTTAGACCGACATTGGGCTCTCAAGCAGCCAGAATGGCTGAAAAAGTTCGCGGCCGCTGGGCAGTGGCAGTGCTACCTGGGAGCGCGGTTGGATCACCGTCGTCTTCCAGTAACGATGGATGGCTTGACCGTCATTCGCCCGGAACATCGCTTCAGCCCTCACATGACTTGGAAAATATATGGTCAGCCAGGCGCGGTTGTATCGGATGAACCGTATACCTATTTCACCATTTATGCTGGTACTGAGTTGACTATCTCGGACCGAGTTCACGCATGCGTCGCGACGCTTGCGGCAGGCAAACCGGCATTTTTTTGCCACCCAACACCCCGTGCTCATTTGTTTGAGCGTTTGGGAGTCCAGGATATTCGTAAGCATCCGATGACCTTGAGTCCAGACCTGCTCCATGCAGAACAAGAGGCTGAACTCGCTTTTCTAAGGAAGGCTCGCGAACAGTTGTTTCCCAGCTGA
- a CDS encoding glycosyltransferase family 4 protein, which yields MRILIHDFGGYPFPIELSRELASRGNEVMHAYCGSIKTTPGGEHQKAPDDSETLEVMPVLLPETLDKYSFVKRWRQENHYGMLVSKLAKKYAPDVVVSANTPLDAQRRLVAACKTEQVPFVFWLQDVLGVATDKLLRKKIPVVGKWIGRHYLNMERSLLQQSDWNVLITEDFLPLAKEWELAEQKVTVIENWAPIHRLPPCDKRNQWSVEKGLDDKRCLIYTGTMGMKHNPGLLLRLASSLQQEPDTRVVVVSEGLGAEWLKQKAREQQLDNLLVYDYTPFEQVPDVMGTADILIAVLEPDAGLYSVPSKVLAYLCAGRSVLLSVPLENLAARTVVSANAGLVHPPGADDEFVESAMSLLSDEDMRMQLGRNGRFYAEQHFDIKQIADRFTEGIERIVHKPI from the coding sequence ATGCGAATTTTGATCCATGATTTTGGGGGGTATCCATTTCCTATCGAGCTCAGCCGGGAGTTAGCAAGCCGCGGTAACGAGGTGATGCACGCGTACTGCGGTTCCATCAAGACCACTCCTGGTGGGGAGCATCAGAAGGCACCGGATGATTCCGAGACGCTTGAGGTTATGCCGGTTTTATTGCCAGAGACCCTTGATAAGTATTCTTTTGTGAAGCGATGGAGACAGGAGAATCATTATGGAATGCTTGTCAGCAAGCTAGCGAAAAAATACGCACCAGATGTCGTTGTTTCAGCGAACACTCCGTTGGATGCGCAGCGGCGTCTGGTTGCGGCATGCAAGACAGAGCAGGTTCCATTTGTATTCTGGCTACAAGATGTCTTAGGGGTGGCCACGGACAAACTGCTCCGTAAGAAGATTCCTGTCGTAGGGAAATGGATCGGCCGGCACTATCTCAATATGGAGCGTTCACTGCTTCAGCAAAGCGACTGGAATGTATTGATCACGGAAGATTTCCTCCCGCTAGCCAAGGAATGGGAACTAGCTGAACAAAAAGTGACAGTTATTGAGAATTGGGCTCCAATTCATCGGTTGCCTCCGTGTGACAAGCGGAACCAGTGGTCGGTAGAAAAAGGACTGGATGACAAGCGGTGTTTGATTTACACCGGCACCATGGGAATGAAGCACAATCCCGGCCTCTTGCTGAGGCTGGCGAGCTCGCTTCAGCAAGAACCTGATACTCGGGTTGTGGTTGTATCGGAAGGGTTGGGTGCGGAGTGGTTGAAACAAAAGGCCAGGGAACAGCAGCTCGATAATCTTCTGGTCTATGATTACACACCATTCGAGCAAGTCCCTGATGTCATGGGGACTGCGGATATTTTAATTGCCGTACTTGAGCCGGATGCTGGGCTTTATTCCGTTCCATCAAAGGTCCTTGCCTACCTTTGCGCTGGACGCTCCGTTTTGCTTTCAGTTCCTCTCGAGAACCTTGCTGCTAGAACCGTTGTTTCGGCGAATGCTGGGCTGGTCCATCCGCCTGGTGCGGATGATGAGTTTGTTGAGTCAGCAATGAGTCTTTTGAGTGACGAAGACATGCGGATGCAGCTTGGTCGCAATGGACGGTTCTATGCTGAACAGCACTTCGACATCAAGCAGATCGCGGACCGATTCACCGAGGGAATTGAGCGGATCGTGCATAAGCCGATCTAA
- the wbaP gene encoding undecaprenyl-phosphate galactose phosphotransferase WbaP has protein sequence MTHLDTNPLPVGVVCTDTIEQLDPFVPSAAVTDHRRTQRNTSSPNRRRATRNQATGSMQVFLTCVPLVLGDLTALLASGAIAAIPLILANWLNLHSGLGLQAVCLSVCYLVTGSILGLYPGTGISPVLELRQTVLAAAASFAFVMLANMTLATLSTGEFLLCMLGMAVSAFLVPIVRLITRKLCSKTSWWGENTIIVGSGPQGRALFRFYNRVPQRGLRPIGVVDFPRQSVDGQSEELNGIPYLGSVQRLDRLRRKLQIRWAIVAPGGCEQIDMNEVMSHAGNVPNLLVLPSQVLLPSLWTNTRECAGVMGVHLRDHLRSPISRFVKRTVDLLVSGTALITLSPLFILAMLFIKWKSPGPVFYGHKRIGIGGETFKAWKFRTMVINADEVLEQYLEQDPEMRRQWVEDQKLKNDPRIIPGIGHFLRKTSLDEIPQLWNTFKGEMSLVGPRPIVSDEIGRYREMYPLYLRVRPGITGLWQVSGRNDTSYEQRIRLDSYYVCNWSPWLDTYIIFRTFRTMLFREGAY, from the coding sequence ATGACGCACTTAGACACGAATCCGCTGCCGGTCGGTGTCGTTTGCACAGACACGATCGAACAACTGGACCCATTTGTCCCCAGCGCCGCAGTCACCGACCATCGCCGCACCCAACGAAACACCTCCAGCCCCAATCGTCGCCGCGCAACTCGGAATCAAGCAACCGGATCGATGCAGGTCTTCCTGACCTGTGTTCCGCTGGTTCTGGGCGACTTGACCGCACTCCTTGCCTCGGGTGCCATCGCTGCAATTCCGCTGATCTTGGCCAACTGGCTCAACCTTCATTCAGGCCTAGGACTCCAGGCTGTGTGCCTATCCGTCTGCTATTTGGTCACCGGATCCATCTTGGGTTTGTACCCAGGCACTGGCATCAGTCCCGTTCTGGAACTTCGTCAAACAGTTCTTGCCGCGGCAGCATCCTTTGCCTTTGTGATGCTTGCCAACATGACCCTGGCAACTCTCAGCACCGGCGAATTCCTGCTCTGCATGCTCGGCATGGCGGTGTCCGCCTTCTTGGTACCGATCGTACGCCTGATCACTCGAAAGCTTTGCTCGAAAACCAGTTGGTGGGGCGAAAACACAATCATCGTTGGCTCCGGCCCTCAAGGGCGTGCCCTGTTCCGATTCTACAATCGTGTCCCGCAACGCGGCCTTCGACCGATTGGAGTGGTGGACTTTCCTCGACAATCCGTGGACGGGCAGTCGGAAGAACTCAACGGCATTCCGTACCTCGGATCGGTGCAGCGACTGGACCGCCTACGCCGCAAACTCCAAATTCGCTGGGCGATTGTCGCCCCGGGTGGATGCGAACAAATCGACATGAACGAAGTCATGTCGCACGCCGGAAACGTTCCCAACCTGCTCGTGCTGCCCTCCCAAGTGTTGCTGCCGAGCCTGTGGACCAACACGCGTGAATGCGCCGGTGTCATGGGAGTCCATCTTCGCGATCACCTTCGAAGTCCCATCAGCCGTTTCGTCAAACGGACCGTGGACCTGCTCGTTTCCGGGACCGCTCTGATCACTCTTTCCCCACTGTTCATTCTGGCGATGCTTTTCATCAAATGGAAAAGCCCCGGCCCGGTCTTCTACGGTCACAAACGAATCGGCATTGGCGGAGAAACATTCAAAGCCTGGAAGTTCCGCACGATGGTCATCAACGCGGACGAGGTTCTCGAACAATACCTCGAGCAAGACCCCGAGATGCGTCGCCAATGGGTGGAGGATCAGAAACTCAAGAACGACCCACGAATCATCCCCGGCATCGGGCACTTTCTACGCAAGACCAGCCTCGATGAAATCCCTCAATTGTGGAACACGTTCAAAGGCGAGATGAGCCTGGTCGGGCCGAGACCAATTGTGTCCGACGAGATTGGCCGCTACCGAGAGATGTACCCGCTGTACCTGCGAGTCCGCCCAGGGATCACGGGCCTCTGGCAAGTCTCCGGCCGCAACGACACCAGCTACGAACAACGCATCCGTCTGGACAGCTACTACGTCTGCAACTGGTCCCCCTGGCTCGACACCTACATCATCTTCCGAACGTTCCGAACAATGCTCTTCCGAGAAGGAGCGTATTAA
- a CDS encoding B12-binding domain-containing radical SAM protein, with amino-acid sequence MIQPCFEQTNYWNFVESAKAIGAKATAPPLGLMTVAALLPQQWEFRIADQNVAPVEESDWEWADVICTGGMLPQQPGILHWVERANAEGKFVVVGGPDPTSQPQIYQDADAVVVGEGELTIPMWLDAWRDGNPKGQFESPHKPDVTTTPTPRFDLVDFNDYLHVGVQSSRGCPYNCEFCDIIELFGRRPRVKNPDQFLAELQRLYDLGYRGWVDFTDDNFIGNRKLIKPLLVALKQWNEEHNYPFVFSTEASINLADDKELLELMRDVQFRYVFLGIESPDEETLIHTQKRINTVHPIIDRVRTIYDHGISVAAGLIIGFDTDKPGTDVPMIRFIQESGITLSMVGLLSALPNTQLTRRLSKERRLIDSEHNWIQDTGAKYELRSVESKDQTISGMNFVTTRDRVEIYQELRNIIENVYSPRAFMDRVIDTAARIKIVNKHVPNAWEFRRMFKGFRTIAWRMLRDKRTRSLYIRNFVRAAMMGPTKFEYAHTVMGSFLHFDLQTQKMLEALDVSIDFAKHHAKYPRSVADMPAMATQSQVVSLPLAQSEGCTPPN; translated from the coding sequence ATGATTCAGCCCTGCTTCGAACAAACGAACTATTGGAATTTCGTTGAAAGCGCCAAAGCCATTGGCGCGAAAGCCACCGCCCCGCCACTGGGCCTGATGACCGTCGCGGCCTTGTTGCCCCAGCAATGGGAGTTTCGGATCGCGGACCAGAACGTCGCGCCAGTGGAGGAATCCGATTGGGAATGGGCCGACGTGATTTGCACCGGCGGCATGCTGCCCCAGCAACCTGGCATCCTGCACTGGGTGGAACGCGCCAACGCGGAGGGAAAGTTCGTCGTCGTCGGTGGACCGGACCCAACCAGCCAACCACAGATTTACCAAGACGCCGATGCGGTCGTCGTTGGCGAAGGTGAACTGACCATTCCGATGTGGCTGGATGCCTGGCGAGATGGCAATCCCAAAGGTCAATTTGAATCACCGCACAAACCCGATGTGACCACGACGCCGACGCCGCGTTTCGACTTGGTGGACTTCAATGACTACCTGCACGTCGGGGTACAATCCTCCCGAGGCTGCCCGTACAACTGCGAATTCTGCGACATCATCGAGCTGTTCGGCCGGCGTCCTCGCGTCAAAAATCCCGATCAGTTCCTCGCCGAACTGCAACGACTCTATGACTTGGGCTACCGAGGCTGGGTCGACTTCACGGACGACAACTTCATCGGCAATCGCAAACTCATCAAACCGTTGCTGGTTGCACTCAAGCAATGGAACGAAGAGCACAATTACCCGTTTGTGTTCTCCACCGAAGCCAGCATCAACCTGGCCGACGACAAAGAATTGCTGGAACTGATGCGAGACGTCCAGTTCCGCTATGTCTTCCTGGGAATCGAATCACCCGATGAAGAAACGCTGATTCACACGCAAAAACGAATTAACACGGTGCATCCGATCATCGATCGAGTGCGAACGATCTACGACCACGGGATCTCCGTCGCGGCCGGGTTGATCATCGGATTTGACACCGACAAACCGGGCACCGATGTCCCCATGATCCGCTTCATCCAAGAAAGCGGCATCACACTATCGATGGTTGGATTGTTGTCAGCGCTCCCCAACACACAGCTCACCCGGCGGCTATCCAAAGAACGCCGTTTGATTGATTCCGAACACAATTGGATTCAAGACACGGGCGCAAAGTACGAGCTTCGAAGTGTGGAGTCCAAGGATCAAACGATCAGCGGAATGAACTTCGTCACCACACGAGATCGAGTGGAGATCTACCAAGAGCTTCGCAACATCATTGAAAACGTCTACTCGCCGCGAGCCTTCATGGACCGGGTGATCGACACAGCGGCGCGAATCAAAATCGTCAACAAACACGTGCCCAACGCGTGGGAATTCCGCCGTATGTTCAAGGGGTTCCGGACCATCGCCTGGCGAATGCTTCGCGACAAACGCACGCGGTCGCTCTACATCCGCAACTTCGTTCGTGCAGCGATGATGGGACCGACCAAGTTCGAGTACGCCCACACGGTCATGGGCAGCTTCCTGCATTTTGATCTGCAAACCCAGAAGATGCTGGAGGCCCTCGATGTCTCCATCGACTTCGCCAAGCACCACGCCAAATACCCACGAAGCGTCGCCGACATGCCAGCCATGGCCACCCAAAGCCAAGTCGTCTCGCTACCACTCGCACAATCCGAGGGCTGCACCCCTCCCAACTAA